In Morganella morganii, the following are encoded in one genomic region:
- a CDS encoding methyl-accepting chemotaxis protein, giving the protein MLKHISIRTVIVVFLICNFTTINIIFLLPLSALIKLVMLNIVSVFTFACSWFYITKYLVMPINAVKNSIDEVNAGNLSVRIPVFGNNCAGRLIPGVNQLAESLSLLVSEIRSSSDSASVLSEQLAMRSFELSAKTEQQSAMLVETAANMEEIAAGTKNNAENTVLVSEHAQEATVFAGHGGKLMEEVATNMHSINECTNKMTEIITLIDSIAFQTNILALNAAVEAARAGEHGRGFTVVAGEVRNLAHRSSESAKNIKSLIAVTTDNVKQGEDIVHRAEVNMNKIVEGAERVNGLMAQISVSTQQQQQGIEQIATALSELEQATQGSVMIADELAGSSDALKAQVADLQSRTRDFRLTDHAAAQSHSKPALNTGKRVARFAASAQA; this is encoded by the coding sequence ATGCTTAAACATATCAGTATAAGAACCGTCATTGTCGTCTTTCTCATCTGTAATTTCACTACAATTAATATTATCTTTCTCTTGCCCCTGTCCGCACTAATTAAATTAGTAATGCTTAATATTGTTAGTGTTTTTACGTTCGCCTGCTCATGGTTTTACATTACGAAGTATCTGGTTATGCCGATCAATGCCGTGAAAAACAGTATTGATGAGGTTAACGCCGGTAACTTGTCGGTGCGGATCCCGGTATTTGGTAATAACTGTGCCGGACGCCTGATCCCCGGGGTGAATCAGCTGGCGGAAAGCCTTTCTCTGCTGGTCAGTGAAATTCGCAGCTCATCAGATTCTGCATCTGTGTTGTCTGAGCAACTGGCAATGCGCAGTTTTGAGCTGTCTGCCAAGACGGAGCAGCAATCAGCCATGCTGGTGGAAACAGCGGCCAATATGGAGGAGATTGCCGCCGGGACTAAAAATAATGCGGAGAATACGGTGCTGGTCAGTGAGCATGCACAGGAAGCAACGGTGTTTGCCGGACATGGCGGTAAGCTGATGGAGGAAGTGGCCACCAATATGCATTCTATTAATGAATGCACCAATAAGATGACTGAAATTATCACCCTGATTGATTCCATTGCCTTCCAGACCAACATTCTGGCGCTGAATGCCGCTGTAGAGGCCGCCCGTGCCGGTGAGCACGGCAGAGGGTTTACTGTTGTGGCCGGTGAGGTCAGAAATCTGGCTCACCGCAGTTCAGAATCAGCGAAAAATATTAAATCCCTGATTGCGGTGACAACCGATAATGTTAAGCAGGGAGAGGATATTGTTCACCGCGCCGAAGTGAATATGAATAAGATTGTTGAGGGTGCGGAGCGGGTAAACGGCCTGATGGCGCAGATCTCTGTTTCCACACAACAGCAGCAGCAGGGGATTGAGCAGATAGCAACGGCCCTTTCCGAGCTGGAACAGGCAACTCAGGGCAGTGTGATGATCGCCGATGAGCTTGCCGGTTCTTCTGATGCGCTTAAGGCTCAGGTTGCGGATTTACAGTCACGGACACGGGATTTCCGCCTGACGGATCACGCCGCTGCTCAGTCACACAGCAAACCGGCATTAAACACCGGTAAACGGGTTGCGCGGTTTGCCGCATCAGCTCAGGCATGA
- the glmS gene encoding glutamine--fructose-6-phosphate transaminase (isomerizing), producing the protein MCGIVGAVAQRDIAEILLEGLRRLEYRGYDSAGMAVVDSEGHLTRLREVGKVKMLAEEAEKTPVSGGTGIAHTRWATHGEPLERNAHPHVSGNIAVVHNGIIENYSELRELLKGRGYQFTSDTDTEVIAHLVNWEHSQGGTLREAVQRAIPQLRGAYGTVIMDSRTPELLVAARSGSPLVVGLGVGENFLASDQLALLPVTRRFIYLEEGDIVEITRRHVHIFDRNGDEAERDVIESNVQYDAGDKGIYRHYMQKEIYEQPLAIKNTMEGRLRNETVEFSELGEKARDVLSGIEHIQIVACGTSFNAGMVSRYWFEALAGIPCDVEIASEFRYRKPACRKNSLLITISQSGETADTLAALRLGKELGYLTSLAICNVAGSSLVRESDFAVMTKAGTEIGVASTKAFTTQLTVLLMLVAYLGRLKGKGEALEHSIVTALHALPSRIESMLSQDKVIEQLAEDFSDKSHALFLGRGDQFPIAVEGALKLKEISYIHAEAYAAGELKHGPLALIDADMPVIIVAPNNELLEKLKSNIEEVRARGGLLYVFADKDAGFSDSENMKIIPLPYVEELIAPIFYTIPLQLLSYHVALIKGTDVDQPRNLAKSVTVE; encoded by the coding sequence ATGTGTGGAATTGTTGGTGCAGTAGCACAACGTGATATCGCTGAAATTCTGTTAGAAGGGCTTCGTCGTCTGGAATACCGCGGGTATGACTCTGCCGGTATGGCGGTTGTGGACAGCGAAGGGCACCTGACCCGCCTGCGTGAAGTCGGTAAAGTGAAAATGCTGGCGGAAGAAGCAGAAAAAACGCCGGTTTCCGGCGGCACCGGTATCGCGCACACACGCTGGGCAACGCATGGCGAGCCTCTGGAACGCAACGCACACCCGCATGTTTCCGGAAATATCGCCGTTGTTCATAACGGTATTATTGAAAACTACAGTGAATTACGGGAATTACTGAAAGGCCGCGGCTATCAGTTCACTTCCGACACTGACACTGAAGTTATCGCACACCTGGTGAACTGGGAACATTCACAGGGCGGTACGCTGCGTGAAGCCGTACAGCGCGCTATCCCGCAACTGCGCGGTGCATACGGTACGGTGATTATGGATTCCCGCACACCGGAACTGCTGGTTGCTGCCCGTTCAGGCAGCCCGCTGGTGGTCGGCCTGGGTGTCGGTGAAAACTTCCTCGCCTCTGATCAGCTGGCGCTGCTGCCGGTTACCCGCCGCTTTATCTACCTGGAAGAAGGGGATATCGTCGAAATTACCCGCCGTCATGTTCATATTTTTGACCGCAATGGTGATGAAGCAGAACGCGATGTGATTGAATCCAACGTTCAGTATGATGCCGGTGATAAAGGTATTTACCGTCATTATATGCAGAAAGAGATCTATGAGCAGCCGCTGGCCATCAAAAACACGATGGAAGGGCGTCTGCGCAATGAAACGGTCGAATTCAGCGAGCTGGGTGAAAAAGCCCGTGATGTGCTGTCCGGTATTGAGCATATCCAGATTGTTGCCTGCGGTACGTCATTCAACGCCGGGATGGTCTCCCGCTACTGGTTTGAAGCTCTGGCAGGTATTCCGTGTGATGTGGAAATCGCCTCTGAATTCCGTTACCGCAAACCGGCCTGCCGTAAGAACAGCCTGCTGATCACCATTTCACAATCCGGTGAAACCGCAGATACCCTGGCGGCACTGCGTCTGGGTAAAGAGCTGGGCTATCTGACTTCTCTGGCTATCTGTAACGTTGCCGGTTCATCACTGGTGCGTGAATCTGATTTTGCTGTGATGACCAAAGCCGGGACTGAAATCGGTGTGGCCTCCACCAAGGCATTCACTACTCAGCTGACTGTTCTGCTGATGCTGGTGGCTTACCTCGGCCGCCTGAAAGGCAAAGGTGAAGCGCTGGAGCACAGTATTGTGACTGCACTGCATGCGCTGCCGAGCCGTATTGAGAGTATGCTGTCTCAGGATAAAGTCATTGAGCAGCTGGCGGAAGATTTCTCAGACAAGAGCCACGCACTGTTCCTGGGCCGCGGGGATCAGTTCCCGATCGCGGTGGAAGGCGCGCTGAAACTCAAAGAGATCTCCTATATCCACGCAGAAGCCTATGCCGCCGGTGAATTAAAACACGGTCCGCTGGCACTGATTGACGCGGATATGCCGGTCATTATCGTGGCACCAAACAACGAACTGCTGGAAAAACTGAAATCCAACATTGAAGAAGTCCGTGCCCGTGGTGGTCTGCTGTATGTCTTCGCAGATAAAGACGCCGGTTTCAGCGACAGCGAAAATATGAAAATTATTCCGCTGCCGTATGTGGAAGAGCTTATTGCTCCAATCTTCTACACCATCCCGTTACAACTGCTCTCTTATCACGTTGCCTTAATTAAAGGTACTGATGTGGATCAGCCGCGTAACCTGGCGAAATCAGTGACGGTTGAATAA
- the glmU gene encoding bifunctional UDP-N-acetylglucosamine diphosphorylase/glucosamine-1-phosphate N-acetyltransferase GlmU: MSTNAKSVVILAAGKGTRMYSALPKVLHHLAGKPMVQHVIDTALSLGAQNVHLVYGHGGDLLQNTLSDQNLNWVLQAEQLGTGHAMQQAAPHFADDEDILMLYGDVPLIAAETLERLMAVKPEGGIGLLTVILDNPAGYGRIIRENGLVTGIIEQKDASEEQQKIKEINTGILVANGGDLKRWLAKLNNNNAQGEFYITDIIAIAHQEGRRIETAHPEKLSEMEGVNNRLQLAALERIYQREQADRLLLEGVMILDPARFDLRGTLTHGKDVIIDVNVIIEGNVTLGNNVVIGAGCVLKDCVIGDGSVLSPYTVVESSEMARDCTVGPFARLRPGSVLADKAHVGNFVEMKKATLGVGSKAGHLSYLGDAEIGNDVNIGAGTITCNYDGANKFKTVIGDDVFVGSDTQLVAPVTIGKGATVGAGTTVTKDVGDNELVISRVRQTQISGWKRPVKMKK; encoded by the coding sequence ATGTCTACGAATGCTAAAAGTGTGGTAATTCTCGCTGCGGGTAAAGGTACCCGGATGTACTCCGCGCTGCCGAAGGTGTTACATCACCTGGCGGGTAAACCGATGGTTCAGCATGTGATTGATACTGCCCTTTCACTGGGCGCACAGAATGTGCATCTGGTTTACGGACACGGCGGTGATTTATTACAGAATACGCTGTCGGATCAGAATCTGAACTGGGTTTTACAGGCAGAACAACTGGGAACCGGGCATGCGATGCAGCAGGCTGCACCTCACTTTGCCGATGACGAAGATATTCTGATGCTGTACGGCGATGTTCCGCTGATCGCGGCTGAAACCCTGGAACGCCTGATGGCGGTCAAACCGGAAGGCGGCATTGGCCTGCTGACGGTGATCCTGGATAACCCGGCGGGTTACGGCCGCATCATCCGTGAAAACGGACTGGTGACCGGGATTATCGAACAGAAAGATGCCTCTGAAGAGCAGCAGAAAATCAAAGAAATCAATACCGGTATTCTGGTTGCCAATGGTGGTGATCTCAAACGCTGGTTAGCAAAACTGAACAACAATAATGCGCAGGGTGAATTTTATATCACCGATATTATTGCCATTGCGCATCAGGAAGGACGTCGTATTGAGACGGCTCATCCGGAAAAACTGAGTGAAATGGAAGGGGTGAATAACCGCCTTCAGCTCGCGGCGCTGGAGCGTATTTATCAGCGTGAACAGGCTGATCGTCTGTTGCTCGAAGGTGTGATGATTCTGGATCCGGCGCGTTTTGACCTGCGCGGCACTCTGACACACGGCAAAGATGTCATCATTGACGTGAATGTCATTATCGAAGGCAATGTGACTCTCGGTAATAATGTGGTAATTGGCGCCGGTTGTGTGCTGAAAGATTGCGTTATCGGTGATGGCTCGGTGCTCAGCCCGTATACCGTGGTGGAATCATCTGAAATGGCCCGCGACTGTACTGTTGGTCCGTTTGCCCGTCTGCGTCCCGGCTCTGTGCTGGCAGACAAAGCCCATGTCGGCAACTTTGTTGAAATGAAGAAAGCGACACTCGGCGTCGGCTCCAAAGCCGGACATCTCAGCTACCTGGGGGATGCGGAAATCGGTAACGATGTGAATATCGGTGCCGGAACCATCACCTGTAACTATGATGGTGCAAACAAATTCAAAACGGTAATCGGCGATGATGTTTTTGTCGGCTCTGATACTCAGCTGGTGGCACCGGTCACTATCGGGAAAGGCGCGACCGTCGGTGCCGGTACAACCGTAACAAAAGATGTGGGTGATAATGAACTGGTGATAAGCCGGGTCAGACAAACCCAGATTTCCGGCTGGAAACGTCCGGTAAAAATGAAAAAGTAA
- a CDS encoding F0F1 ATP synthase subunit epsilon produces MSAMTFHLTVVSAEKQLFKGLVQKIQVTGSEGELGIYPMHTPLLTAIKPGMVRIVKQFGEEELIYLSGGMLEVQPNGVIVLADTAIRANDLDAALAMESKRRAEENIRKAHGDVDYAQASAELAKAIAKLRVIDELAKKMM; encoded by the coding sequence ATGTCTGCAATGACGTTTCACCTGACGGTAGTAAGTGCCGAAAAACAACTGTTTAAGGGCTTAGTCCAGAAGATTCAGGTGACAGGCAGTGAAGGTGAGCTGGGTATTTACCCGATGCATACCCCGCTGCTGACTGCCATAAAACCGGGCATGGTACGGATTGTTAAGCAATTTGGCGAAGAAGAGCTTATCTACCTTTCAGGCGGAATGCTCGAAGTACAGCCAAACGGCGTTATCGTACTTGCGGACACGGCTATCCGTGCAAACGATCTGGATGCTGCACTGGCGATGGAATCAAAACGCCGCGCGGAAGAAAACATCCGGAAAGCACATGGTGACGTGGATTATGCTCAGGCATCAGCCGAACTGGCAAAAGCAATTGCAAAATTACGTGTAATTGACGAATTAGCCAAGAAGATGATGTAA
- the atpD gene encoding F0F1 ATP synthase subunit beta, whose translation MATGKIIQVIGAVVDVEFPQDAVPKVYDALEVTNGKEKLVLEVQQQLGGGVVRCIAMGTSDGLSRNLEVTDLGHPIEVPVGVKTLGRIMNVLGDPIDMKGDIGAEEKWSIHRAAPTYEELSNSQELLETGIKVMDLICPFAKGGKVGLFGGAGVGKTVNMMELIRNIAIEHSGYSVFAGVGERTREGNDFYHEMTDSNVLDKVSLVYGQMNEPPGNRLRVALTGLTMAEKFRDEGRDVLLFVDNIYRYTLAGTEVSALLGRMPSAVGYQPTLAEEMGVLQERITSTKTGSITSVQAVYVPADDLTDPSPATTFAHLDATVVLSRQIASLGIYPAVDPLDSTSRQLDPLVVGQEHYDVARGVQSILQRYQELKDIIAILGMDELSEEDKLVVARARKIQRFLSQPFFVAEVFTGSPGKFVSLKDTIRGFKGILEGDYDHLPEQAFYMVGTIEEAVEKAKKI comes from the coding sequence ATGGCTACTGGAAAAATCATCCAGGTTATCGGCGCCGTTGTGGACGTCGAATTTCCTCAGGATGCAGTACCGAAAGTGTACGATGCGCTTGAGGTAACAAATGGTAAAGAAAAACTGGTGCTGGAAGTTCAGCAGCAGTTAGGCGGCGGGGTTGTCCGTTGTATCGCTATGGGTACATCTGATGGTCTGAGCCGTAATCTGGAAGTAACCGATTTAGGCCACCCGATCGAAGTCCCTGTCGGCGTGAAAACCTTAGGACGTATCATGAACGTTCTGGGTGATCCGATCGATATGAAAGGTGACATCGGCGCAGAAGAAAAATGGTCTATTCACCGTGCTGCACCAACATACGAAGAACTGTCTAACTCCCAGGAACTGCTGGAAACAGGTATCAAAGTAATGGACCTGATCTGCCCGTTCGCGAAGGGTGGTAAAGTCGGTCTGTTCGGTGGTGCGGGTGTGGGTAAAACCGTAAACATGATGGAACTGATCCGTAACATCGCGATCGAGCACTCCGGTTACTCTGTATTCGCAGGGGTCGGTGAGCGTACCCGTGAAGGTAACGACTTCTATCATGAAATGACAGACTCCAACGTTCTGGACAAAGTATCACTCGTGTACGGCCAGATGAACGAGCCACCGGGAAACCGTCTGCGCGTTGCTCTGACCGGTCTGACCATGGCGGAAAAATTCCGTGATGAAGGCCGCGATGTACTGCTGTTCGTTGATAACATCTACCGTTATACCCTGGCCGGTACTGAAGTATCCGCGCTGTTAGGCCGTATGCCTTCAGCGGTAGGTTACCAGCCGACACTGGCGGAAGAAATGGGTGTGCTTCAGGAACGTATCACATCGACCAAAACAGGCTCTATCACGTCTGTACAGGCCGTTTACGTCCCTGCGGATGACTTAACTGACCCGTCTCCTGCAACCACGTTCGCCCACCTTGATGCGACCGTCGTTCTGAGCCGTCAGATTGCGTCTCTGGGTATCTACCCTGCGGTTGACCCGCTGGATTCCACCAGCCGTCAGCTTGACCCGCTCGTTGTTGGTCAGGAGCACTACGATGTTGCCCGTGGCGTACAGTCAATCCTCCAGCGTTATCAGGAACTGAAAGATATCATCGCAATCCTCGGGATGGATGAGCTGTCAGAAGAAGATAAACTGGTTGTTGCACGTGCCCGTAAAATCCAGCGCTTCCTGTCTCAGCCGTTCTTCGTGGCAGAAGTCTTCACCGGTTCACCGGGTAAGTTCGTTTCCCTGAAAGACACTATCCGTGGCTTTAAAGGTATCCTGGAAGGTGATTACGATCATCTGCCGGAGCAGGCGTTCTACATGGTTGGTACCATCGAAGAAGCTGTGGAAAAAGCGAAGAAGATTTAA
- the atpG gene encoding F0F1 ATP synthase subunit gamma: protein MAGAKEIRSKIASVQNTQKITKAMEMVAASKMRKTQDRMAASRPYAETIRSVIGHIALGNLEYKHPYLEEREVKRVGYLVVSTDRGLCGGLNINLFKKLIVEMKDWSDKGVQTDLALIGSKATSFFSSVGGNVVAQVTGMGDDPSLADLIGSVKVMLQAYDEGRLDKLYIVTNRFVNTMSQVPTIVQVLPLPPSDDENLKKKTWDYLYEPDPKALLDSLLRRYIEALVYQGVVENLASEQAARMVAMKAATDNGGNMIKELNLVYNKARQASITQELTEIVSGAAAV, encoded by the coding sequence ATGGCCGGCGCAAAAGAGATACGTTCTAAGATCGCCAGCGTACAAAATACGCAGAAGATCACTAAAGCGATGGAAATGGTCGCGGCGTCCAAAATGCGTAAAACGCAGGACCGCATGGCGGCCAGCCGTCCTTATGCAGAGACCATCCGCAGTGTGATTGGTCACATTGCATTAGGTAATCTGGAATATAAACATCCATACCTCGAAGAACGCGAGGTTAAGCGTGTCGGGTACCTGGTTGTTTCTACCGACCGTGGTTTGTGTGGTGGTTTGAACATTAACCTGTTCAAGAAGCTGATTGTCGAAATGAAAGACTGGTCTGACAAAGGTGTTCAGACTGATCTGGCTCTGATCGGGTCCAAAGCAACATCATTCTTCTCCTCTGTGGGCGGGAATGTGGTTGCTCAGGTAACCGGCATGGGGGATGACCCGTCGCTGGCTGACCTTATCGGTTCGGTAAAAGTCATGCTTCAGGCCTACGACGAAGGTCGTCTTGACAAGCTGTACATTGTAACTAACCGGTTTGTGAATACCATGTCTCAGGTTCCGACCATTGTTCAGGTTCTGCCGTTACCGCCAAGCGATGACGAAAACCTGAAGAAGAAAACCTGGGATTATTTATACGAACCTGATCCTAAAGCGTTACTGGATTCCCTTTTACGGCGCTACATCGAAGCGCTGGTATACCAGGGCGTTGTGGAAAACCTGGCCAGTGAGCAGGCCGCCCGTATGGTTGCAATGAAAGCTGCAACTGATAACGGCGGTAACATGATCAAAGAGCTGAATTTAGTTTACAACAAAGCGCGTCAGGCAAGCATTACACAAGAACTCACCGAGATTGTGTCCGGTGCTGCCGCGGTTTAA
- the atpA gene encoding F0F1 ATP synthase subunit alpha, with protein MQLNSTEISELIKQRIAQFNVVSEAHNEGTIVSVNDGIIRIHGLAEVMQGEMISLPGNRYAIALNLERDSVGAVVMGPYADLAEGMKVKCTGRILEVPVGRGLLGRVVNTLGEPIDGKGQVEHDGFSPVEVIAPGVIDRQSVDQPVQTGYKSVDAMIPIGRGQRELIIGDRQTGKTALAIDAIINQRDSGIKCIYVAIGQKASTIANVVRKLEEHNALANTIVVVASASESAALQYLAPYSGCAMGEYFRDRGEDALIIYDDLSKQAVAYRQISLLLRRPPGREAYPGDVFYLHSRLLERAARVNAEYVEAFTKGEVKGKTGSLTALPIIETQAGDVSAFVPTNVISITDGQIFLESALFNAGIRPAVNPGISVSRVGGAAQTKIMKKLSGGIRTALAQYRELAAFSQFASDLDDATRKQLDHGQKVTELLKQKQYAPMSVAQQSLSLYAAERGYLEDIEISKVVPFEAALIGYATREHADLLKEIDQTGSYNDDIEAKLKNVLDTFKATQSW; from the coding sequence ATGCAACTGAATTCCACCGAAATCAGCGAACTGATCAAGCAGCGCATTGCTCAGTTCAATGTCGTGAGTGAAGCTCACAACGAAGGTACGATTGTCTCCGTCAACGACGGTATCATTCGTATCCACGGTTTAGCCGAAGTTATGCAGGGTGAGATGATCTCTCTGCCGGGCAACCGTTATGCTATCGCACTGAACCTGGAGCGCGACTCTGTTGGTGCGGTTGTGATGGGTCCTTATGCCGACCTGGCAGAAGGCATGAAAGTCAAATGTACCGGTCGTATTCTGGAAGTGCCGGTTGGCCGTGGCCTGTTAGGCCGTGTGGTCAACACCCTGGGTGAGCCTATCGATGGTAAAGGCCAGGTTGAGCACGATGGTTTCTCACCTGTCGAAGTTATCGCACCGGGTGTTATCGACCGTCAGTCCGTTGATCAGCCTGTACAGACCGGTTATAAGTCTGTCGATGCGATGATTCCAATCGGCCGTGGTCAGCGTGAGCTGATTATCGGTGACCGTCAGACCGGTAAAACCGCACTGGCAATCGATGCAATCATCAACCAGCGTGATTCCGGCATCAAATGTATTTACGTCGCAATTGGTCAGAAAGCGTCCACTATTGCTAACGTTGTCCGTAAATTAGAAGAGCACAATGCGCTGGCCAACACAATCGTTGTGGTCGCGAGTGCGTCTGAATCTGCGGCACTGCAATATCTGGCTCCGTATTCCGGTTGTGCAATGGGTGAATACTTCCGTGACCGCGGTGAAGACGCGTTAATCATTTATGATGACCTGTCAAAACAAGCGGTTGCTTACCGTCAGATCTCCCTGCTGCTCCGTCGTCCGCCTGGACGTGAAGCATATCCCGGTGACGTTTTCTATCTGCATTCCCGTCTGCTGGAACGTGCTGCGCGTGTTAACGCGGAATATGTGGAAGCGTTTACCAAGGGTGAAGTGAAAGGCAAAACCGGTTCTCTGACCGCGCTGCCAATCATCGAAACTCAGGCAGGGGACGTATCAGCGTTCGTTCCGACTAACGTTATCTCCATCACTGATGGTCAGATCTTCCTGGAATCCGCGCTGTTCAACGCCGGTATCCGTCCTGCGGTTAACCCGGGGATCTCCGTATCCCGTGTGGGTGGTGCAGCACAGACCAAGATCATGAAAAAACTGTCCGGTGGTATCCGTACCGCTCTGGCACAGTATCGTGAACTGGCGGCGTTCTCACAGTTCGCATCTGACCTTGATGATGCAACCCGTAAACAGCTTGACCACGGTCAGAAAGTTACCGAGTTGCTGAAACAGAAACAGTATGCACCAATGTCAGTGGCACAACAGTCTCTGTCACTGTATGCAGCTGAGCGTGGTTACCTGGAAGATATCGAAATTTCGAAAGTCGTGCCGTTTGAAGCTGCTCTGATTGGCTACGCCACTCGTGAACATGCTGATCTTCTGAAAGAAATCGACCAGACGGGTAGCTATAACGATGATATCGAAGCGAAGTTGAAAAACGTGCTCGATACCTTCAAGGCGACTCAGTCCTGGTAA
- the atpH gene encoding F0F1 ATP synthase subunit delta, which translates to MSEIVTVARPYAKAAFDFAVENRAVEKWQDMLAFAAEVTRNEQIDDLISGSFAPETLAQAFITVCGEQIDEHVQNLVRIMAENGRLVTLPEVSRQFATLRAALESTVEVEVTSAGELNEQQLAKISAAMEKRLSRKVKLNCKIDKSVIAGFVLRAGDLVIDNSIRNRLERLTDVLQS; encoded by the coding sequence ATGTCAGAAATCGTTACTGTAGCTCGCCCCTACGCCAAAGCAGCTTTTGACTTTGCTGTGGAAAACCGGGCCGTTGAAAAATGGCAGGATATGCTGGCATTTGCCGCTGAAGTGACACGCAATGAGCAGATCGACGATCTGATTTCCGGTTCTTTTGCTCCGGAAACCCTGGCTCAGGCGTTTATCACTGTTTGCGGTGAGCAGATTGACGAGCATGTTCAGAACCTGGTTCGTATCATGGCTGAGAATGGTCGCTTAGTGACCCTGCCGGAAGTTAGCCGTCAGTTCGCAACACTGCGGGCTGCGCTGGAGTCAACTGTTGAGGTTGAAGTCACTTCAGCCGGCGAACTCAATGAACAGCAGCTGGCGAAAATTTCTGCAGCGATGGAAAAACGTCTGTCACGCAAAGTTAAGCTGAATTGCAAAATTGATAAGTCAGTTATCGCGGGGTTTGTATTGCGCGCCGGTGACCTTGTCATCGACAACAGCATTCGCAATCGACTCGAGCGTTTAACCGACGTCTTGCAGTCTTAA
- the atpF gene encoding F0F1 ATP synthase subunit B codes for MNLNATILGQAIAFVLFVLFCMKYVWPPIMAAIEKRQKEIADGLSSAERAKKDLDLAQANATDQMKKAKAEASALIDQANKQRAQIIDEAKAEAEVERSKIIAQAQAEIDAERKRAREELRKQVAILAVAGAEKIIERSVDEAANSDIVDKLVAEL; via the coding sequence GTGAATCTTAACGCAACAATCCTCGGCCAGGCCATCGCGTTTGTCCTGTTTGTTTTGTTCTGTATGAAGTATGTATGGCCACCGATCATGGCGGCCATTGAAAAACGTCAGAAAGAAATTGCTGACGGTTTATCTTCCGCAGAACGTGCTAAAAAGGACCTGGACTTAGCGCAAGCCAATGCGACCGACCAAATGAAAAAAGCGAAAGCGGAAGCATCTGCCCTGATCGATCAAGCGAATAAACAACGCGCTCAGATCATCGATGAGGCAAAAGCAGAAGCGGAAGTTGAGCGTAGCAAAATCATAGCACAGGCGCAGGCGGAAATTGACGCCGAACGCAAACGTGCTCGTGAAGAGTTACGTAAACAGGTCGCCATTTTAGCTGTCGCGGGTGCCGAGAAAATTATTGAACGTTCCGTGGATGAAGCTGCTAACAGCGACATCGTTGATAAACTTGTCGCTGAACTGTAA
- the atpE gene encoding F0F1 ATP synthase subunit C, translated as MENLNMDLLYMAAAVMMGLAAIGAAIGIGILGGKFLEGAARQPDLIPLLRTQFFIVMGLVDAIPMIAVGLGLYVMFAVA; from the coding sequence ATGGAAAACCTGAATATGGATCTGCTGTACATGGCTGCCGCTGTAATGATGGGCCTGGCGGCTATCGGTGCTGCGATCGGTATCGGCATCCTCGGTGGGAAATTTTTAGAAGGCGCTGCACGCCAGCCGGATTTAATCCCTCTGCTGCGTACTCAGTTCTTCATCGTAATGGGTCTGGTTGACGCCATCCCGATGATTGCTGTGGGTCTGGGCTTGTATGTAATGTTTGCGGTTGCGTAG